The Corynebacterium camporealensis genome contains a region encoding:
- a CDS encoding F0F1 ATP synthase subunit B: protein MNNVIYYLAAEGGETLPLEGGNSILLPKAYDIVWSLIPFLFILFVFVKFVLPRYNKMLQEREDRIEGGLKRAEAQQAEAKAALEKYNAQLADARAEAAEIREAARERGKQIESEAKAAAEEESKRIVENGNKQLEASRAQVITELRSDIGQNSINLAEKLLGGELSNSTKQSSTIDSFLSELDTVAPAGK from the coding sequence ATGAACAACGTCATTTATTACCTTGCTGCAGAGGGAGGGGAGACGCTGCCTTTGGAAGGCGGTAACTCCATCCTTCTGCCCAAGGCATACGACATCGTCTGGTCTCTCATTCCGTTCCTGTTCATCCTGTTCGTATTCGTGAAGTTCGTGCTTCCGCGATACAACAAGATGCTGCAGGAGCGCGAAGACCGGATTGAGGGTGGCCTCAAGCGCGCTGAGGCTCAGCAGGCTGAGGCGAAGGCCGCTCTTGAGAAGTACAACGCACAGCTTGCTGACGCCCGTGCGGAAGCCGCTGAAATCCGCGAAGCCGCTCGCGAGCGCGGTAAGCAGATTGAGTCTGAGGCGAAGGCCGCAGCCGAGGAAGAGTCCAAGCGCATTGTCGAAAACGGCAACAAGCAGCTGGAGGCTTCCCGTGCTCAGGTCATCACCGAGCTGCGTTCCGACATCGGACAGAACTCCATCAACCTGGCTGAGAAGCTGCTCGGTGGCGAGCTTTCTAACTCCACCAAGCAGTCCTCCACGATTGATAGCTTCCTGTCCGAGCTCGACACTGTGGCACCGGCCGGAAAGTAG
- a CDS encoding ATP synthase F0 subunit C, whose translation MNEIILAQAAESSITGLGAIGYGIATIGPGLGIGILVGKTVEGMARQPEMAGQLRTTMFLGIAFVEALALIGLVAGFLF comes from the coding sequence ATGAACGAGATCATCCTGGCTCAGGCAGCAGAGTCCTCCATCACCGGCCTCGGCGCCATCGGCTACGGCATCGCCACCATCGGCCCGGGCCTGGGCATCGGCATCCTCGTCGGCAAGACCGTCGAGGGCATGGCACGTCAGCCGGAGATGGCTGGCCAGCTGCGTACCACCATGTTCCTGGGTATCGCCTTCGTTGAGGCCCTGGCCCTGATCGGCCTGGTCGCAGGCTTCCTGTTCTAA
- the atpB gene encoding F0F1 ATP synthase subunit A: MKGTFHVPELDPEFFPGEYYGHQIFSDFANGWFALDRIMLIRLLMAVVLVVLFVVAFRNPKLVPKGIQNVAEHAIDFVRVHIAEDILGKKEGRRFLPVIATIFFAVLFWNVTTIVPALNISPNARIGMPIVLALTAYIAMIYAGSKRYGFGKFIKSSVVIPNLPPALHLLVVPIEFFSTFVLRPVTLALRLMANFLAGHIILVLLFSATNFFVFQFNAWTAVGGLTLVAAILFTVYEIIIIFLQAYIFALLTSVYIELSLHADSH, translated from the coding sequence ATGAAGGGTACGTTCCACGTACCCGAACTGGATCCAGAATTTTTCCCGGGTGAATACTACGGCCATCAGATCTTTAGCGACTTCGCTAACGGATGGTTCGCACTGGACCGCATTATGCTCATCCGCCTGTTGATGGCGGTTGTGCTTGTGGTCCTTTTTGTTGTTGCTTTCCGGAACCCGAAGCTGGTTCCGAAAGGAATTCAGAACGTCGCGGAGCACGCGATTGATTTCGTGCGCGTCCACATTGCAGAAGACATTCTGGGTAAGAAGGAGGGACGTCGCTTTCTTCCAGTTATTGCGACCATCTTCTTCGCAGTGCTGTTCTGGAACGTCACGACTATTGTGCCGGCCCTGAACATTTCCCCGAATGCACGTATCGGTATGCCGATCGTGCTGGCGCTGACCGCGTACATCGCGATGATTTACGCCGGTTCCAAGCGTTATGGCTTCGGCAAGTTCATCAAGTCCTCGGTGGTTATCCCTAACCTGCCGCCGGCTTTGCACTTGCTCGTTGTGCCGATTGAGTTCTTCTCGACGTTCGTCCTACGTCCGGTCACCCTGGCTCTTCGTCTTATGGCGAACTTCCTGGCCGGCCACATCATTCTGGTCCTTCTGTTCTCGGCGACGAACTTCTTCGTCTTCCAGTTCAACGCTTGGACTGCAGTTGGTGGCCTGACCCTCGTAGCAGCGATTCTGTTTACGGTATACGAGATCATCATCATCTTCCTGCAGGCATACATCTTTGCTCTGCTGACGTCGGTGTACATCGAGCTATCGCTACACGCAGATTCGCACTAA
- a CDS encoding F0F1 ATP synthase subunit delta: MKAASREALAHVETKLDEKLAGGNDVAAAAQAGLDLFEVVTVLDGDRELRVSLTDTGAPEQARKSLVDDLFGKQISEVALAVLEEAAAAHWSTPRDLVKGLVQLGRRALLRGAEAQGQLGQVEDELFRLSRILDREGELTQLLSDRTAASAHKRGLLANVLYGKVTMFTEALALQAIGRPEHNPIDDVAALADSAAKLQGRTIARVTTAGELNEGQQAVLAEKLGKIYGRAMSIHSEVDTSLLGGMTIRVGDEVIDGSTAGKIARLRAQMA; the protein is encoded by the coding sequence ATGAAGGCAGCTAGCCGCGAAGCACTCGCACACGTAGAGACCAAGCTGGATGAGAAGCTGGCTGGTGGCAACGACGTTGCCGCTGCCGCTCAGGCCGGCCTGGACCTCTTCGAGGTCGTCACCGTTCTGGACGGCGACCGCGAACTGCGAGTTTCTCTCACCGATACCGGTGCACCGGAGCAGGCCCGCAAGTCCTTAGTGGACGACCTGTTCGGCAAGCAGATTTCCGAGGTTGCTTTGGCAGTCTTGGAAGAAGCTGCAGCCGCACACTGGTCTACTCCGCGTGACCTGGTCAAGGGCCTGGTACAGCTCGGCCGCCGCGCACTGCTGCGCGGTGCTGAGGCTCAGGGTCAGCTGGGACAGGTGGAAGACGAACTCTTCCGTCTATCCCGCATCCTTGACCGTGAGGGTGAGCTTACCCAGCTGCTTTCCGACCGTACTGCTGCATCCGCACACAAGCGCGGATTGCTGGCAAACGTGCTCTACGGCAAGGTCACGATGTTTACTGAGGCCCTGGCGCTTCAGGCCATCGGCCGCCCGGAGCATAACCCGATCGACGATGTTGCCGCGTTGGCAGACTCCGCAGCGAAGCTGCAGGGCCGCACCATTGCGCGCGTAACTACCGCGGGTGAGTTAAACGAAGGCCAGCAGGCAGTACTCGCCGAAAAGCTGGGCAAAATTTATGGTCGTGCGATGTCCATCCATTCTGAGGTTGACACCAGCCTCCTCGGTGGTATGACCATCCGCGTCGGCGATGAGGTAATCGACGGTTCTACTGCGGGCAAGATTGCACGCCTGCGTGCCCAGATGGCCTAG